A single genomic interval of Natator depressus isolate rNatDep1 chromosome 14, rNatDep2.hap1, whole genome shotgun sequence harbors:
- the LOC141998647 gene encoding uncharacterized protein LOC141998647 isoform X1 → MDGLELSPREQEDCERQREPEKELQKQQQHELAVGERRGIGDLPGVSGDRPRRASSAGNLESKLLPLVKERGDVDAHLTAFEQAGDLNQGDPAEKLRCLAPLLGPKATDSVSQMGGEVDRLPLLSPTYMSVWSFLGPGPSDPQWERKVMVNGETFLGWRDPGTERTVVRPWVVQPQRLRGCVSWVRVPGMKPLTLPMAQIPVQTQEGWGWLVFGVLQDTSCETLLWGNCVSLGQDPGPAPVTPKGLNLNPGNQSVERETVSGNADDLAGRGEEPLGSGYLPACDQTPGAGWDRDAPRPPCTLERGLTLALML, encoded by the coding sequence ATGGATGGATTGGaactgagtccgagagagcaagaggactgtgagagacagcgagagcccgagaaagagctgcagaagcagcagcagcatgaactggcggtgggggagcggagaggcataggggacctcccaggggtgagtggggatagaccccggagggccagttccgcagggaacctcgagagtaaattgctgcccctggttaaggagaggggggatgtggatgcccacctcactgcctttgagcaggctggagatttgaaccagggggaccctgcggaaaagctccggtgtctagctcccttgctaggtcccaaggccacagactccgtcagccagatgggtggggaggtggacaggctcccactcctgagcccaacctatatgtctgtgtggagtttcctggggccaggcccctcggacccccagtgggagcggaaggtgatggtcaatggggagacattcctggggtggcgagatcctgggacagagagaactgttgtcaggccctgggtggtgcagcctcagaggttgaggggctgtgtgagctgggtgagggtcccagggatgaagcccctcaccctgcctatggcccagatccctgtgcagacccaggaggggtggggctggctggtctttggggtgctccaggacaccagctgtgagaccctgttgtggggcaactgtgtctctttgggacaggatccaggccctgctcctgtaactcccaagggtttgaatttgaatccagggaaccaatcggtggagagggaaacggtcagtggaaatgcagatgacctggctggcaggggggaggagccgctaggctcaggctacctgcctgcctgtgaccagacccctggggctgggtgggacagagatgctccccgccccccttgcacactggagagggggctcactctggctctgatgctgtga